One stretch of Nocardioides perillae DNA includes these proteins:
- a CDS encoding MarR family winged helix-turn-helix transcriptional regulator has protein sequence MKISSPGKPDEPGPHARWAARWQQTGSLTALRAAVDAGARVRRAVSRRAGLSDSEMVALEHLVREPLGPAELARRLEVTTAASTQIVDRLAARAHVERRPDPDDRRRTQVHVTTSGREEVLAHLMPMFVALARLDASFTEQERAVVERYLRGAEAAFDAGAAGELPADPT, from the coding sequence GTGAAAATTAGCAGCCCCGGCAAGCCGGACGAGCCCGGCCCCCACGCGCGCTGGGCCGCGCGTTGGCAGCAGACCGGCTCGCTCACCGCGCTGCGCGCCGCGGTCGACGCCGGGGCACGCGTGCGCCGCGCGGTCTCGCGCCGCGCCGGGCTGAGCGACTCCGAGATGGTCGCCCTCGAGCACCTCGTGCGCGAGCCGCTCGGTCCCGCCGAGCTCGCGCGCCGTCTCGAGGTCACCACTGCGGCCTCGACGCAGATCGTCGACCGGCTGGCCGCCCGGGCCCACGTCGAGCGCCGCCCCGACCCCGACGACCGACGGCGCACGCAGGTCCACGTCACGACCTCCGGGCGCGAGGAGGTGCTGGCCCACCTGATGCCGATGTTCGTCGCACTGGCCCGCCTCGACGCCTCCTTCACCGAGCAGGAGCGCGCGGTCGTCGAGCGCTACCTGCGCGGGGCGGAGGCGGCCTTCGACGCGGGCGCGGCCGGGGAGCTGCCCGCCGACCCCACCTGA
- a CDS encoding fatty acid desaturase — protein MSTESTHTTGPTGPTGPAGSPRPAPDAAAPEGGTRVGGTVPAGSTEQWVDKKRYLWLIGLVVPSLAFVAAGMHALTGWGVWWWIGPIVILVLVPAIDLVAGLDRSNPPDDVIEALEQDRYYRWVTYLFLPIQYAGFLAGMWLVGGGGPWDLSTWDKVGLALSLGCIGGIGINTAHELGHKKESHERWLSKVALAQSFYGHFYIEHNRGHHVRVATPEDPASSRLGESFYAFWPRTVLGSLKSAWRLEERRYARKQQHPFRLGNDVLNAWVMSAVLWAGVVAAFGVGTLPYLVLQAVVGFSLLEVVNYMEHYGMLRQKVGRPGKERYERVDPSHSWNSNNIATNVLLYHLQRHSDHHANPTRRYQTLRDFEESPVLPTGYAGMIVLALVPPLWRRVMDPLVVQHFDGDVTRANVQPSKRAKVLAAWPAPAAPHDDTPREDAAPGAVADEVMAARCPSCGYTYEVEAGEEREGFAAGTAWAEIPDDWCCPDCGVREKVDFVPLTGATGAVA, from the coding sequence ATGAGCACCGAGAGCACGCACACCACCGGACCCACCGGACCTACCGGACCCGCCGGATCCCCCCGGCCGGCGCCCGACGCAGCCGCCCCCGAGGGCGGCACGCGCGTCGGCGGCACCGTGCCCGCGGGCTCGACGGAGCAGTGGGTCGACAAGAAGCGCTACCTGTGGCTGATCGGCCTCGTCGTGCCCTCGTTGGCCTTCGTCGCGGCCGGCATGCACGCGCTCACCGGCTGGGGCGTGTGGTGGTGGATCGGCCCGATCGTCATCCTCGTGCTGGTGCCCGCGATCGACCTGGTCGCCGGCCTCGACCGCTCCAACCCGCCCGACGACGTCATCGAGGCGCTCGAGCAGGACCGCTACTACCGCTGGGTGACCTACCTCTTCCTGCCGATCCAGTACGCCGGGTTCCTCGCCGGCATGTGGCTGGTCGGCGGCGGCGGGCCGTGGGACCTGTCCACCTGGGACAAGGTCGGCCTGGCGCTCTCGCTCGGCTGCATCGGCGGCATCGGCATCAACACCGCCCACGAGCTCGGCCACAAGAAGGAGAGCCACGAGCGCTGGCTGTCGAAGGTCGCGCTCGCCCAGAGCTTCTACGGCCACTTCTACATCGAGCACAACCGCGGTCACCACGTCCGCGTCGCCACCCCCGAGGACCCCGCGTCGAGCCGCCTGGGCGAGAGCTTCTACGCCTTCTGGCCGCGCACCGTGCTCGGCTCGCTGAAGAGTGCTTGGCGCCTGGAGGAGCGGCGCTACGCCCGCAAGCAGCAGCACCCCTTCCGCCTCGGCAACGACGTGCTCAACGCCTGGGTGATGTCGGCGGTGCTGTGGGCCGGCGTCGTGGCCGCCTTCGGCGTCGGCACGCTGCCCTACCTCGTGCTCCAGGCCGTCGTCGGCTTCTCGCTGCTCGAGGTCGTCAACTACATGGAGCACTACGGGATGCTGCGCCAGAAGGTCGGGCGCCCCGGCAAGGAGCGCTACGAGCGCGTCGACCCCTCGCACTCGTGGAACTCCAACAACATCGCCACCAACGTGCTGCTCTACCACCTGCAGCGTCACAGCGACCACCACGCCAACCCGACCCGGCGCTACCAGACGCTGCGCGACTTCGAGGAGAGCCCGGTGCTGCCCACCGGCTACGCCGGGATGATCGTGCTCGCGCTGGTCCCGCCGCTGTGGCGCCGGGTGATGGACCCCCTCGTCGTCCAGCACTTCGACGGCGACGTGACCCGCGCCAACGTGCAGCCCTCGAAGCGGGCGAAGGTGCTGGCCGCCTGGCCCGCCCCCGCGGCGCCGCACGACGACACGCCCCGCGAGGACGCCGCCCCCGGCGCGGTCGCCGACGAGGTGATGGCCGCCCGCTGCCCGAGCTGTGGCTACACCTACGAGGTCGAGGCAGGGGAGGAGCGCGAGGGCTTCGCCGCCGGCACGGCGTGGGCCGAGATCCCCGACGACTGGTGCTGCCCCGACTGCGGGGTGCGCGAGAAGGTCGACTTCGTGCCGCTGACCGGCGCGACGGGAGCGGTGGCGTGA
- a CDS encoding ferredoxin, with protein MRIVPDYDTCEGIGMCQSMAPDFFELDDDDNLQILDEHPAEEHRTTVAAAVASCPVQALRLEG; from the coding sequence ATGCGGATCGTGCCCGACTACGACACCTGCGAGGGCATCGGCATGTGCCAGTCGATGGCGCCGGACTTCTTCGAGCTCGACGACGACGACAACCTGCAGATCCTCGACGAGCACCCCGCCGAGGAGCACCGCACCACCGTGGCCGCGGCCGTCGCCTCCTGCCCCGTGCAGGCGCTGCGGCTCGAGGGCTGA
- a CDS encoding TetR/AcrR family transcriptional regulator, whose amino-acid sequence MTGAATSSPPAPLRARIVAAALALTTERGWSAVTMAKLADAVGVSRQTVYNEVGGKPALAEAMILGELDRFLGVVTGAFDRHPDALVDAIRDAAHDVLVLAEDNPLLHAVVSATHGADTELLPLLTTHAESLLVAAKGVILERLGPYGLDLPAARLDAAVDTIVRVVLSHVMQPTGTPAETADAVAWIVGRVLER is encoded by the coding sequence GTGACCGGCGCGGCGACCTCGAGCCCCCCCGCGCCCCTGCGCGCCCGCATCGTGGCGGCCGCGCTCGCGCTGACGACGGAGCGTGGGTGGTCGGCGGTGACGATGGCCAAGCTCGCCGACGCGGTGGGGGTGAGCCGGCAGACGGTCTACAACGAGGTCGGCGGCAAGCCGGCGCTGGCCGAGGCGATGATCCTCGGCGAGCTCGACCGCTTCCTCGGTGTCGTGACGGGCGCCTTCGACCGCCACCCCGACGCGCTGGTCGACGCGATCCGCGACGCCGCGCACGACGTGCTCGTGCTGGCCGAGGACAACCCGCTGCTGCACGCCGTCGTCTCCGCCACCCACGGCGCCGACACCGAGCTGCTGCCGCTGCTGACCACCCACGCCGAGTCGCTGCTGGTGGCGGCGAAGGGGGTGATCCTCGAGCGCCTCGGTCCCTACGGCCTCGACCTGCCGGCCGCGCGTCTCGACGCCGCCGTCGACACCATCGTGCGGGTCGTCCTGAGCCACGTCATGCAGCCCACCGGCACGCCCGCCGAGACCGCCGACGCGGTCGCCTGGATCGTCGGGCGGGTGCTCGAGCGCTGA